A stretch of DNA from Candidatus Kryptoniota bacterium:
TCTTTATTGTTCACTTTCTTTTGTCCCGAAGGGATCCCTTCGGGACTCACCCAAAAGTCCCGCTCTTTGGGATCCCGTTCATCGTATGGTTGTTTCTGAACGGGAAAAGTGAACCGAAAGTCCGCCTTCTGCGGATGCGCCGCATGTAAAATAATCGGAGGCGCAAAAAGGGTGCCCGCGAAAATGGTCCCGACTAACGTCGGGATCGTCCCGTGCTCAGCTATATGCGATTTTTTGAATAGCTTTCCAAGTCCTGCCCCTGACAAAAAATCGCTTCAAGCAGACGTAGAGTCGAGAAGAAGCTCCTCCTACCCGACGGGACTCCATTTTCGCAAAGGGCACATTTGAGGTTGAAATTAAGGCAGTATGCAAGAACCAATCGAAAAATTGAACGAACATGGTTTCGGGCAAAACGTGCGATCAGTTTTACCTTTTTACCTTTAACTTTTCACGTCCGGTTAATATATTTTTCGACTTGAATGCAGAATAATCACCCGAAGAAAATGGGCCGCACTCGCAAACGCACCTCATCTGCAAACGCCAACGCCCAACAGGATCATTTCACCGAACCTTTCTGCCGGAAATTATCCAGCGGAATCACTGTCGTCGGTGAAGAGATCTCAACGGTCGAAAGCGTTGCGCTCGGCGTGTGGGTCAACCTAGGATCACGTGACGAGAAGACAAACGAGAACGGGCTGACACATCTGATCGAGCACATGGTCTTCAAGGGTACGAAAAACTTCACGGCAAACGAAATTGTCGGAGCCATTGAGAATCGCGGCGGCTATATAAACGCTTTTACCACGAAGGAGTTTTCGTGCTACTACGCGAAAGTTTTCAAAGAAGATCTCGAAGAGAGTATAAGAGTTCTCTCTGACCTCGTGTTGTATCCGAGATTTGAAAAAGAAGACCTTCGGAACGAACGGAAAGTGGTCTTGTCGGAGCTGCAGGAAGCGTTGGACGATCCGGAAGATTGGGGAATGGATTTTATCGAGGAGAAGATTTTCGCGGGCAATCCGCTTTCGCTGCCGATTATCGGGAAACCGACAGGACTTCGCTCTTACGACATCGACGACCTTCACGAATTCCATTCCAGAAAATTTACCGCCGACAGGCTTGTGATAAGTATCGCCGGAAATTTCAACCGGCATACTCTCATCGAAATGATAACCAGATATTTTTCATCGCTACCCAGGTCGTCGAGAATTTTCATCAGGAAAAAACCTGTCGACAACGGCTCGACTGATTATACAGTACACCGCGGATATGGCAGGCAGGCGCATATACTTCTGGGCGCGCGCGGTCCCGGGCTCAACGATCCTGATCGGTTTTCCGCCTCTATGGCCGGCATCATTCTTGGAGACGGTTCAAGCTCCAGATTGTACAAGAGCGTTAGAGAAAAAGAAGGGCTTGCGTACTCTATTTACTCGTATGGATCGGCGTACGCGGACTCCGGAATGGCAGGAATCTACGCGTGCACTTCGACGGGAGATGTGTCGCGGGCCGAAGACAGAATTCTCAAAACAATTTCCGGGTTTGTCATTAACGGTCCCACAGACGAAGAGGTAAAGCGATCCAGGGCGCAGATGAAAGCAGGAATCGTTTTCGCCCTCGAGAATCTGTGGGATAGAGCCTCACTTTTTGCCAGAGACGCACTTTACTATAAGGGAAGGTCCGATGTGTCCGAGTCTCTTGAATCGATAGGGAAAACTACGGGCGCAGAAATCGCGGTCGCCGCAAGGAAATACCTCGCGGCCGACAAAATCACCAGCGTTAAGATCCTTCCTCATAAAAAGGAGAAAACTAAATGATAGTCGGATTGCTGAAGGAAATTAAATCAAATGAGAACCGGGTCGCGTTGCTTCCGGCAGGTGTCGAGTTGCTCGCGGCGCATGGAAACAAGATAATTGTCGAAAAGAACGCGGGCCTTGCCAGCGGATTCCCGGACGAAATGTATAAGAGAGCGGGCGCGAAGATCATATCGACCGCGGCTGAAGTCTATGAATCTGCAGACATGATTATGAAGGTGAAAGAGCCGATAAAATCCGAGTATAAACTCATCAGAAAAGGACAGATTGTCTTTACGTATTTCCATTTTGCCGCCAGCAAGGAACTGACTGAAGCGATGATGAAATCGAACGGGATCTGCATCGCCTACGAGACCGTGCAGAAGTCAGACTATTCGCTTCCGCTCCTCATACCGATGAGCGAGGTGGCTGGAAGAATGGCTCCGCAAGAGGGCGCGAAGTATATCGAAAAGCCGATGGGCGGCAGAGGTGTCCTGCTCGGCGGAGTGCCGGGAGTAGAGCCGGCCGACGTGATTGTCCTCGGCGGCGGTGTAGTCGGACAGAACGCAGCGAGGATCGCTGCCGGGTTCGGAGCAAGAGTCACTTTACTCGACAGCAACTTGTCCAAGCTGCGGTACCTGGACGATGTCATGCCTAGGAATGTCCAAACGCTCGCATCAAATCCTTACAACATACGAAAGTCCGTATCGCGGGCTGATGTCGTCATCGGTGCCGTGCTGATACCGGGTGCGAAAGCACCGAAACTCGTGACGAAGGAAATGCTCAAGGATATGAAGGAGGGTTCGGTTATCATCGACGTGTCCGTCGACCAGGGCGGATGCATCGAGACGTGTCACCCGACTACTCATGAAAACCCGACTTACGTGGTCGATGGTGTGGTTCATTATTGTGTCGCGAACATGCCGGGCGCGGTGCCGTTCACTTCCACGATCGCTCTCACGAATGCAACACTCCCTTATTCAATTGAGATTGCGGGAAGCGGCTGGGAGAAAGCGGTCAGGCAGAATAACGAAATCAAGCTCGGCCTGAACATGGCGCACGGAAAAATTACCTACAAACACGTCGCCGAAGCGTTCGATTTCGATTATACGCCTGTCGAAGAAATCCTGAGGTGACTCGCGAATCCCGTTAAGTTGGTAGTGACTCATTTCGACATGCTTCGTCATGCTGAACCCTGTCCCGAAGTGTTTCTGTTCGGGATTGTCCCGCCCTGCGCCTACGCACCAGAGCGCTTCCGCCTACATTTCGTTTCGGCGGACGGATCGGCGCGCAGGTGCGGGATGCCGCCTCATTTAAGAATCTATAATGAAGGAGCGGCAGTTCAGCATCTATTTCCAGACCCCGAAATCCGACCCTGGCGGAATCGTCTCCGACGGACCAGCCTGCACTGGAGTGCTCCTATCCAGTGTTCGGGGTGACAGGAATGATTCAAAA
This window harbors:
- a CDS encoding pitrilysin family protein, translated to MQNNHPKKMGRTRKRTSSANANAQQDHFTEPFCRKLSSGITVVGEEISTVESVALGVWVNLGSRDEKTNENGLTHLIEHMVFKGTKNFTANEIVGAIENRGGYINAFTTKEFSCYYAKVFKEDLEESIRVLSDLVLYPRFEKEDLRNERKVVLSELQEALDDPEDWGMDFIEEKIFAGNPLSLPIIGKPTGLRSYDIDDLHEFHSRKFTADRLVISIAGNFNRHTLIEMITRYFSSLPRSSRIFIRKKPVDNGSTDYTVHRGYGRQAHILLGARGPGLNDPDRFSASMAGIILGDGSSSRLYKSVREKEGLAYSIYSYGSAYADSGMAGIYACTSTGDVSRAEDRILKTISGFVINGPTDEEVKRSRAQMKAGIVFALENLWDRASLFARDALYYKGRSDVSESLESIGKTTGAEIAVAARKYLAADKITSVKILPHKKEKTK
- the ald gene encoding alanine dehydrogenase, which encodes MIVGLLKEIKSNENRVALLPAGVELLAAHGNKIIVEKNAGLASGFPDEMYKRAGAKIISTAAEVYESADMIMKVKEPIKSEYKLIRKGQIVFTYFHFAASKELTEAMMKSNGICIAYETVQKSDYSLPLLIPMSEVAGRMAPQEGAKYIEKPMGGRGVLLGGVPGVEPADVIVLGGGVVGQNAARIAAGFGARVTLLDSNLSKLRYLDDVMPRNVQTLASNPYNIRKSVSRADVVIGAVLIPGAKAPKLVTKEMLKDMKEGSVIIDVSVDQGGCIETCHPTTHENPTYVVDGVVHYCVANMPGAVPFTSTIALTNATLPYSIEIAGSGWEKAVRQNNEIKLGLNMAHGKITYKHVAEAFDFDYTPVEEILR